The proteins below are encoded in one region of Tamandua tetradactyla isolate mTamTet1 chromosome 9, mTamTet1.pri, whole genome shotgun sequence:
- the INS gene encoding insulin isoform X1, whose protein sequence is MGLWTRLLPLLSLLALWAPAPAAAFVNQHLCGSHLVEALYLVCRERGFFYSPKARREAPEPPAVGAASLESGGLQALLPGTPRQERGIVEQCCTSICSLYQLENYCN, encoded by the exons ATGGGCCTGTGGACGCGTCTCCTGCCCCTGCTGAGCCTGCTGGCCCTCTGGGCGCCCGCCCCCGCAGCCGCCTTCGTCAACCAGCACCTGTGCGGCTCCCACCTGGTGGAGGCGCTCTACCTGGTGTGCCGGGAGCGCGGCTTCTTCTATTCACCCAAGGCCCGCCGCGAGGCCCCGGAGCCGCCAG CAGTGGGCGCGGCCTCGCTGGAGTCAGGGGGCCTGCAGGCTCTCCTCCCGGGCACCCCCAGGCAGGAGCGGGGCATCGTGGAGCAATGCTGCACCAGCATCTGCTCCCTCTACCAGCTGGAGAACTACTGCAACTAG
- the INS gene encoding insulin isoform X2 yields the protein MGLWTRLLPLLSLLALWAPAPAAAFVNQHLCGSHLVEALYLVCRERGFFYSPKARREAPEPPVGAASLESGGLQALLPGTPRQERGIVEQCCTSICSLYQLENYCN from the exons ATGGGCCTGTGGACGCGTCTCCTGCCCCTGCTGAGCCTGCTGGCCCTCTGGGCGCCCGCCCCCGCAGCCGCCTTCGTCAACCAGCACCTGTGCGGCTCCCACCTGGTGGAGGCGCTCTACCTGGTGTGCCGGGAGCGCGGCTTCTTCTATTCACCCAAGGCCCGCCGCGAGGCCCCGGAGCCGCCAG TGGGCGCGGCCTCGCTGGAGTCAGGGGGCCTGCAGGCTCTCCTCCCGGGCACCCCCAGGCAGGAGCGGGGCATCGTGGAGCAATGCTGCACCAGCATCTGCTCCCTCTACCAGCTGGAGAACTACTGCAACTAG
- the TH gene encoding tyrosine 3-monooxygenase isoform X5, producing the protein MPTPSAAAPQAKGFRRAVSELDARQAEAVMSPRFIGRRQSLIEDARKEREAAAAAAAAAAAEQPRDPLEAVAAEEKDGRATLNLLFSLRGSKPSALSRAVKVFETFEAHIHHLETRPAQRPRAGGPHLEYFVRCEVPGPALAALLGALRHVAEDVRGAREDKVPWFPRKVSELDRCHHLVTKFDPDLDLDHPGFSDQAYRQRRKLIAEIAFQFRHGDPIPRVEYTAQEIATWDCCHELLGHVPMLADRTFAQFSQDIGLASLGASDEEIEKLSTLYWFTVEFGLCKQNGQVKAYGAGLLSSYGELLHALSSEPEVRPFDPEVAAVQPYQDQTYQSVYFVSESFSDAKDKLRSYAARIQRPFSVRLDPYTLAIEMLDSPRAIHRSLEGIQDELHALTHALGAIS; encoded by the exons ATGCCCACCCCCAGCGCCGCCGCGCCCCAGGCCAAGGGCTTCCGCAGGGCCGTGTCCGAGCTGGACGCCAGGCAGGCCGAGGCTGTCATG TCCCCGCGCTTCATCGGGCGGCGGCAGAGCCTCATAGAGGACGCGCGCAAGGAGCGGGAGGCAGCGGccgcagcggcggcggcggcggcggcggagcaGCCCAGGGACCCCCTGGAGGCGGTGGCCGCAGAGGAGAAGGACGGGCGGGCCACGCTGAACCTGCTCTTCTCCCTGCGGGGCTCCAAGCCCTCCGCCTTGTCCCGCGCCGTGAAGGTCTTCGAG ACATTCGAAGCTCACATTCACCACCTGGAGACGCGGCCTGCGCAGCGCCCGCGGGCGGGGGGCCCCCACCTGGAGTACTTCGTGCGCTGTGAGGTGCCCGGCCCGGCCCTGGCCGCCCTGCTCGGCGCGCTGCGCCACGTGGCTGAGGACGTGCGTGGTGCCCGGGAGGACAAGG TCCCCTGGTTCCCGAGGAAAGTTTCCGAGCTGGACAGGTGTCACCACCTGGTCACCAAGTTTGACCCTGACCTCGACCTGGACCACCCG GGCTTCTCGGACCAGGCGTACAGGCAGCGCAGAAAGCTGATCGCCGAGATTGCCTTCCAGTTCCGGCA CGGCGACCCGATTCCCCGCGTGGAGTACACGGCCCAGGAGATTGCCACCTG GGACTGCTGCCACGAGTTGCTGGGGCACGTGCCCATGCTGGCTGACCGCACCTTTGCCCAGTTCTCCCAG GACATCGGCCTGGCGTCCCTGGGGGCTTCTGACGAGGAAATCGAGAAGCTGTCCACG CTGTACTGGTTCACGGTGGAGTTCGGGCTGTGCAAGCAGAATGGCCAGGTGAAGGCGTATGGCGCCGGCCTGCTGTCCTCCTACGGGGAGCTCCTG CACGCCCTGTCGTCGGAGCCCGAGGTCCGGCCGTTTGACCCGGAAGTGGCAGCTGTGCAGCCCTACCAGGACCAGACCTACCAGTCCGTGTACTTCGTGTCCGAGAGCTTCAGCGACGCCAAGGACAAGCTCAG GAGCTACGCTGCCCGCATCCAGCGCCCCTTCTCTGTGAGGCTGGACCCCTACACGCTGGCCATCGAGATGCTGGACTCACCCCGCGCCATCCACCGCTCCCTGGAGGGCATCCAGGACGAGCTCCACGCACTCACCCATGCGCTGGGCGCCATCAGCTAG
- the TH gene encoding tyrosine 3-monooxygenase isoform X3 has protein sequence MPTPSAAAPQAKGFRRAVSELDARQAEAVMSPRFIGRRQSLIEDARKEREAAAAAAAAAAAEQPRDPLEAVAAEEKDGRATLNLLFSLRGSKPSALSRAVKVFETFEAHIHHLETRPAQRPRAGGPHLEYFVRCEVPGPALAALLGALRHVAEDVRGAREDKVPWFPRKVSELDRCHHLVTKFDPDLDLDHPGFSDQAYRQRRKLIAEIAFQFRHGDPIPRVEYTAQEIATWQEVYSTLKGLYRTHACREHLEALEMLERCSGYREDSIPQLEDVSRFLRERTGFQLRPVAGLLSARDFLASLAFRVFQCTQYIRHASSPMHSPEPDCCHELLGHVPMLADRTFAQFSQDIGLASLGASDEEIEKLSTLYWFTVEFGLCKQNGQVKAYGAGLLSSYGELLHALSSEPEVRPFDPEVAAVQPYQDQTYQSVYFVSESFSDAKDKLRSYAARIQRPFSVRLDPYTLAIEMLDSPRAIHRSLEGIQDELHALTHALGAIS, from the exons ATGCCCACCCCCAGCGCCGCCGCGCCCCAGGCCAAGGGCTTCCGCAGGGCCGTGTCCGAGCTGGACGCCAGGCAGGCCGAGGCTGTCATG TCCCCGCGCTTCATCGGGCGGCGGCAGAGCCTCATAGAGGACGCGCGCAAGGAGCGGGAGGCAGCGGccgcagcggcggcggcggcggcggcggagcaGCCCAGGGACCCCCTGGAGGCGGTGGCCGCAGAGGAGAAGGACGGGCGGGCCACGCTGAACCTGCTCTTCTCCCTGCGGGGCTCCAAGCCCTCCGCCTTGTCCCGCGCCGTGAAGGTCTTCGAG ACATTCGAAGCTCACATTCACCACCTGGAGACGCGGCCTGCGCAGCGCCCGCGGGCGGGGGGCCCCCACCTGGAGTACTTCGTGCGCTGTGAGGTGCCCGGCCCGGCCCTGGCCGCCCTGCTCGGCGCGCTGCGCCACGTGGCTGAGGACGTGCGTGGTGCCCGGGAGGACAAGG TCCCCTGGTTCCCGAGGAAAGTTTCCGAGCTGGACAGGTGTCACCACCTGGTCACCAAGTTTGACCCTGACCTCGACCTGGACCACCCG GGCTTCTCGGACCAGGCGTACAGGCAGCGCAGAAAGCTGATCGCCGAGATTGCCTTCCAGTTCCGGCA CGGCGACCCGATTCCCCGCGTGGAGTACACGGCCCAGGAGATTGCCACCTG GCAGGAGGTCTACTCCACCCTGAAGGGGCTATACCGCACCCACGCCTGCCGCGAGCACCTGGAGGCGCTGGAGATGCTGGAGCGCTGCAGCGGGTACCGGGAGGACAGCATCCCCCAGCTGGAGGACGTGTCCCGCTTCCTGCGGG AGCGCACGGGCTTCCAGCTGCGGCCGGTGGCCGGACTGCTGTCCGCCCGCGACTTCCTGGCCAGCCTGGCCTTCCGCGTGTTCCAGTGCACCCAGTACATCCGCCACGCGTCCTCGCCCATGCACTCCCCTGAGCC GGACTGCTGCCACGAGTTGCTGGGGCACGTGCCCATGCTGGCTGACCGCACCTTTGCCCAGTTCTCCCAG GACATCGGCCTGGCGTCCCTGGGGGCTTCTGACGAGGAAATCGAGAAGCTGTCCACG CTGTACTGGTTCACGGTGGAGTTCGGGCTGTGCAAGCAGAATGGCCAGGTGAAGGCGTATGGCGCCGGCCTGCTGTCCTCCTACGGGGAGCTCCTG CACGCCCTGTCGTCGGAGCCCGAGGTCCGGCCGTTTGACCCGGAAGTGGCAGCTGTGCAGCCCTACCAGGACCAGACCTACCAGTCCGTGTACTTCGTGTCCGAGAGCTTCAGCGACGCCAAGGACAAGCTCAG GAGCTACGCTGCCCGCATCCAGCGCCCCTTCTCTGTGAGGCTGGACCCCTACACGCTGGCCATCGAGATGCTGGACTCACCCCGCGCCATCCACCGCTCCCTGGAGGGCATCCAGGACGAGCTCCACGCACTCACCCATGCGCTGGGCGCCATCAGCTAG
- the TH gene encoding tyrosine 3-monooxygenase isoform X1 — translation MPTPSAAAPQAKGFRRAVSELDARQAEAVMHLPWPSLHTPQPGLPAPSLALSPSPQSPRFIGRRQSLIEDARKEREAAAAAAAAAAAEQPRDPLEAVAAEEKDGRATLNLLFSLRGSKPSALSRAVKVFETFEAHIHHLETRPAQRPRAGGPHLEYFVRCEVPGPALAALLGALRHVAEDVRGAREDKVPWFPRKVSELDRCHHLVTKFDPDLDLDHPGFSDQAYRQRRKLIAEIAFQFRHGDPIPRVEYTAQEIATWQEVYSTLKGLYRTHACREHLEALEMLERCSGYREDSIPQLEDVSRFLRERTGFQLRPVAGLLSARDFLASLAFRVFQCTQYIRHASSPMHSPEPDCCHELLGHVPMLADRTFAQFSQDIGLASLGASDEEIEKLSTLYWFTVEFGLCKQNGQVKAYGAGLLSSYGELLHALSSEPEVRPFDPEVAAVQPYQDQTYQSVYFVSESFSDAKDKLRSYAARIQRPFSVRLDPYTLAIEMLDSPRAIHRSLEGIQDELHALTHALGAIS, via the exons ATGCCCACCCCCAGCGCCGCCGCGCCCCAGGCCAAGGGCTTCCGCAGGGCCGTGTCCGAGCTGGACGCCAGGCAGGCCGAGGCTGTCATG CACCTTCCCTGGCCCTCTCTCCACACCCCCCAACCAGGGCTTCCAGCACCTTCCCTCGCCCTCTCTCC CTCCCCGCAGTCCCCGCGCTTCATCGGGCGGCGGCAGAGCCTCATAGAGGACGCGCGCAAGGAGCGGGAGGCAGCGGccgcagcggcggcggcggcggcggcggagcaGCCCAGGGACCCCCTGGAGGCGGTGGCCGCAGAGGAGAAGGACGGGCGGGCCACGCTGAACCTGCTCTTCTCCCTGCGGGGCTCCAAGCCCTCCGCCTTGTCCCGCGCCGTGAAGGTCTTCGAG ACATTCGAAGCTCACATTCACCACCTGGAGACGCGGCCTGCGCAGCGCCCGCGGGCGGGGGGCCCCCACCTGGAGTACTTCGTGCGCTGTGAGGTGCCCGGCCCGGCCCTGGCCGCCCTGCTCGGCGCGCTGCGCCACGTGGCTGAGGACGTGCGTGGTGCCCGGGAGGACAAGG TCCCCTGGTTCCCGAGGAAAGTTTCCGAGCTGGACAGGTGTCACCACCTGGTCACCAAGTTTGACCCTGACCTCGACCTGGACCACCCG GGCTTCTCGGACCAGGCGTACAGGCAGCGCAGAAAGCTGATCGCCGAGATTGCCTTCCAGTTCCGGCA CGGCGACCCGATTCCCCGCGTGGAGTACACGGCCCAGGAGATTGCCACCTG GCAGGAGGTCTACTCCACCCTGAAGGGGCTATACCGCACCCACGCCTGCCGCGAGCACCTGGAGGCGCTGGAGATGCTGGAGCGCTGCAGCGGGTACCGGGAGGACAGCATCCCCCAGCTGGAGGACGTGTCCCGCTTCCTGCGGG AGCGCACGGGCTTCCAGCTGCGGCCGGTGGCCGGACTGCTGTCCGCCCGCGACTTCCTGGCCAGCCTGGCCTTCCGCGTGTTCCAGTGCACCCAGTACATCCGCCACGCGTCCTCGCCCATGCACTCCCCTGAGCC GGACTGCTGCCACGAGTTGCTGGGGCACGTGCCCATGCTGGCTGACCGCACCTTTGCCCAGTTCTCCCAG GACATCGGCCTGGCGTCCCTGGGGGCTTCTGACGAGGAAATCGAGAAGCTGTCCACG CTGTACTGGTTCACGGTGGAGTTCGGGCTGTGCAAGCAGAATGGCCAGGTGAAGGCGTATGGCGCCGGCCTGCTGTCCTCCTACGGGGAGCTCCTG CACGCCCTGTCGTCGGAGCCCGAGGTCCGGCCGTTTGACCCGGAAGTGGCAGCTGTGCAGCCCTACCAGGACCAGACCTACCAGTCCGTGTACTTCGTGTCCGAGAGCTTCAGCGACGCCAAGGACAAGCTCAG GAGCTACGCTGCCCGCATCCAGCGCCCCTTCTCTGTGAGGCTGGACCCCTACACGCTGGCCATCGAGATGCTGGACTCACCCCGCGCCATCCACCGCTCCCTGGAGGGCATCCAGGACGAGCTCCACGCACTCACCCATGCGCTGGGCGCCATCAGCTAG
- the TH gene encoding tyrosine 3-monooxygenase isoform X4 encodes MPTPSAAAPQAKGFRRAVSELDARQAEAVMVRGQSPRFIGRRQSLIEDARKEREAAAAAAAAAAAEQPRDPLEAVAAEEKDGRATLNLLFSLRGSKPSALSRAVKVFETFEAHIHHLETRPAQRPRAGGPHLEYFVRCEVPGPALAALLGALRHVAEDVRGAREDKVPWFPRKVSELDRCHHLVTKFDPDLDLDHPGFSDQAYRQRRKLIAEIAFQFRHGDPIPRVEYTAQEIATWDCCHELLGHVPMLADRTFAQFSQDIGLASLGASDEEIEKLSTLYWFTVEFGLCKQNGQVKAYGAGLLSSYGELLHALSSEPEVRPFDPEVAAVQPYQDQTYQSVYFVSESFSDAKDKLRSYAARIQRPFSVRLDPYTLAIEMLDSPRAIHRSLEGIQDELHALTHALGAIS; translated from the exons ATGCCCACCCCCAGCGCCGCCGCGCCCCAGGCCAAGGGCTTCCGCAGGGCCGTGTCCGAGCTGGACGCCAGGCAGGCCGAGGCTGTCATGGTAAGAGG GCAGTCCCCGCGCTTCATCGGGCGGCGGCAGAGCCTCATAGAGGACGCGCGCAAGGAGCGGGAGGCAGCGGccgcagcggcggcggcggcggcggcggagcaGCCCAGGGACCCCCTGGAGGCGGTGGCCGCAGAGGAGAAGGACGGGCGGGCCACGCTGAACCTGCTCTTCTCCCTGCGGGGCTCCAAGCCCTCCGCCTTGTCCCGCGCCGTGAAGGTCTTCGAG ACATTCGAAGCTCACATTCACCACCTGGAGACGCGGCCTGCGCAGCGCCCGCGGGCGGGGGGCCCCCACCTGGAGTACTTCGTGCGCTGTGAGGTGCCCGGCCCGGCCCTGGCCGCCCTGCTCGGCGCGCTGCGCCACGTGGCTGAGGACGTGCGTGGTGCCCGGGAGGACAAGG TCCCCTGGTTCCCGAGGAAAGTTTCCGAGCTGGACAGGTGTCACCACCTGGTCACCAAGTTTGACCCTGACCTCGACCTGGACCACCCG GGCTTCTCGGACCAGGCGTACAGGCAGCGCAGAAAGCTGATCGCCGAGATTGCCTTCCAGTTCCGGCA CGGCGACCCGATTCCCCGCGTGGAGTACACGGCCCAGGAGATTGCCACCTG GGACTGCTGCCACGAGTTGCTGGGGCACGTGCCCATGCTGGCTGACCGCACCTTTGCCCAGTTCTCCCAG GACATCGGCCTGGCGTCCCTGGGGGCTTCTGACGAGGAAATCGAGAAGCTGTCCACG CTGTACTGGTTCACGGTGGAGTTCGGGCTGTGCAAGCAGAATGGCCAGGTGAAGGCGTATGGCGCCGGCCTGCTGTCCTCCTACGGGGAGCTCCTG CACGCCCTGTCGTCGGAGCCCGAGGTCCGGCCGTTTGACCCGGAAGTGGCAGCTGTGCAGCCCTACCAGGACCAGACCTACCAGTCCGTGTACTTCGTGTCCGAGAGCTTCAGCGACGCCAAGGACAAGCTCAG GAGCTACGCTGCCCGCATCCAGCGCCCCTTCTCTGTGAGGCTGGACCCCTACACGCTGGCCATCGAGATGCTGGACTCACCCCGCGCCATCCACCGCTCCCTGGAGGGCATCCAGGACGAGCTCCACGCACTCACCCATGCGCTGGGCGCCATCAGCTAG
- the TH gene encoding tyrosine 3-monooxygenase isoform X2 → MPTPSAAAPQAKGFRRAVSELDARQAEAVMVRGQSPRFIGRRQSLIEDARKEREAAAAAAAAAAAEQPRDPLEAVAAEEKDGRATLNLLFSLRGSKPSALSRAVKVFETFEAHIHHLETRPAQRPRAGGPHLEYFVRCEVPGPALAALLGALRHVAEDVRGAREDKVPWFPRKVSELDRCHHLVTKFDPDLDLDHPGFSDQAYRQRRKLIAEIAFQFRHGDPIPRVEYTAQEIATWQEVYSTLKGLYRTHACREHLEALEMLERCSGYREDSIPQLEDVSRFLRERTGFQLRPVAGLLSARDFLASLAFRVFQCTQYIRHASSPMHSPEPDCCHELLGHVPMLADRTFAQFSQDIGLASLGASDEEIEKLSTLYWFTVEFGLCKQNGQVKAYGAGLLSSYGELLHALSSEPEVRPFDPEVAAVQPYQDQTYQSVYFVSESFSDAKDKLRSYAARIQRPFSVRLDPYTLAIEMLDSPRAIHRSLEGIQDELHALTHALGAIS, encoded by the exons ATGCCCACCCCCAGCGCCGCCGCGCCCCAGGCCAAGGGCTTCCGCAGGGCCGTGTCCGAGCTGGACGCCAGGCAGGCCGAGGCTGTCATGGTAAGAGG GCAGTCCCCGCGCTTCATCGGGCGGCGGCAGAGCCTCATAGAGGACGCGCGCAAGGAGCGGGAGGCAGCGGccgcagcggcggcggcggcggcggcggagcaGCCCAGGGACCCCCTGGAGGCGGTGGCCGCAGAGGAGAAGGACGGGCGGGCCACGCTGAACCTGCTCTTCTCCCTGCGGGGCTCCAAGCCCTCCGCCTTGTCCCGCGCCGTGAAGGTCTTCGAG ACATTCGAAGCTCACATTCACCACCTGGAGACGCGGCCTGCGCAGCGCCCGCGGGCGGGGGGCCCCCACCTGGAGTACTTCGTGCGCTGTGAGGTGCCCGGCCCGGCCCTGGCCGCCCTGCTCGGCGCGCTGCGCCACGTGGCTGAGGACGTGCGTGGTGCCCGGGAGGACAAGG TCCCCTGGTTCCCGAGGAAAGTTTCCGAGCTGGACAGGTGTCACCACCTGGTCACCAAGTTTGACCCTGACCTCGACCTGGACCACCCG GGCTTCTCGGACCAGGCGTACAGGCAGCGCAGAAAGCTGATCGCCGAGATTGCCTTCCAGTTCCGGCA CGGCGACCCGATTCCCCGCGTGGAGTACACGGCCCAGGAGATTGCCACCTG GCAGGAGGTCTACTCCACCCTGAAGGGGCTATACCGCACCCACGCCTGCCGCGAGCACCTGGAGGCGCTGGAGATGCTGGAGCGCTGCAGCGGGTACCGGGAGGACAGCATCCCCCAGCTGGAGGACGTGTCCCGCTTCCTGCGGG AGCGCACGGGCTTCCAGCTGCGGCCGGTGGCCGGACTGCTGTCCGCCCGCGACTTCCTGGCCAGCCTGGCCTTCCGCGTGTTCCAGTGCACCCAGTACATCCGCCACGCGTCCTCGCCCATGCACTCCCCTGAGCC GGACTGCTGCCACGAGTTGCTGGGGCACGTGCCCATGCTGGCTGACCGCACCTTTGCCCAGTTCTCCCAG GACATCGGCCTGGCGTCCCTGGGGGCTTCTGACGAGGAAATCGAGAAGCTGTCCACG CTGTACTGGTTCACGGTGGAGTTCGGGCTGTGCAAGCAGAATGGCCAGGTGAAGGCGTATGGCGCCGGCCTGCTGTCCTCCTACGGGGAGCTCCTG CACGCCCTGTCGTCGGAGCCCGAGGTCCGGCCGTTTGACCCGGAAGTGGCAGCTGTGCAGCCCTACCAGGACCAGACCTACCAGTCCGTGTACTTCGTGTCCGAGAGCTTCAGCGACGCCAAGGACAAGCTCAG GAGCTACGCTGCCCGCATCCAGCGCCCCTTCTCTGTGAGGCTGGACCCCTACACGCTGGCCATCGAGATGCTGGACTCACCCCGCGCCATCCACCGCTCCCTGGAGGGCATCCAGGACGAGCTCCACGCACTCACCCATGCGCTGGGCGCCATCAGCTAG